The Oryzias melastigma strain HK-1 linkage group LG13, ASM292280v2, whole genome shotgun sequence genome window below encodes:
- the LOC112149947 gene encoding extracellular calcium-sensing receptor, whose product MRYAIEEINNRTDLLPGITLGYQMYDACDSIARSIKVALALVNGNTAELTLKECASAAQVQAIMGETTSTLSAAIATAIGPFHIPLISHYSTCACLSDKTKYPSFLRTIPSDYFQSRALAQLVKHFGWMWVGAIRTDDDYGNSGMAAFTETAQRLGICLEYSVPFFRMDPPDKIQKITDLIKASTSKVIVGFLSGMDMDVLLYEFSKHNLSGYQWVGSEGWIFDFQTAARDKTHILDGAIGLSIPKAHVSGLQEFILDVTPLNSSNNDLFIEFWETMFSCEFKRSESAAQVQEECTGREDVAGVKNSFTDMSLMPILNNVYKGVYAVAHALHMILGCNKTCNTDVQPQPLEILEHVKKIHFKTKEGDEVYFNENGDPAAKYEIINWQPKENGIVDFVTVGLYDASLPAGKQLNLQSDLIWARNSRQVPVSICSEPCQPGTRKVLQKGKPVCCHDCVTCAEGEISNNTGSIACVRCHPEFWSNERRDACVKKQEVFLSYEEIMGALLTAASLFGTCLTAIVAFIFFRHRKTPLVRANNSELSFLLLFSLILCFLCSLTFIGQPSEWTCKLRHTAFGITFVLCISCVLGKTIVVLMAFKARLPGGNMMKWFGPIQQRLSVLGLTLIQVIICVLWLTISPPFPFKNFQELRDKIILECALGSDLGFWAGLGYIGLLAILCFISAFLARKLPDNFNEAKFITFSMLIFCAVWLTFIPAYVSSPGKFSVAVEIFAILASSFGLLICIFFPKCYVILLKPEKNTKKYMMGKGASK is encoded by the exons ATGCGCTATGCCATTGAGGAGATCAACAATAGAACAGACCTGCTGCCAGGCATCACTCTGGGCTATCAGATGTATGATGCCTGTGATTCTATTGCTAGAAGCATAAAAGTTGCACTCGCTTTGGTTAATGGTAATACAGCAGAGTTAACTTTGAAGGAGTGTGCAAGTGCAGCACAAGTCCAAGCCATAATGGGAGAAACAACTTCCACCCTTAGTGCGGCTATTGCCACTGCCATCGGACCATTCCACATACCTCTG ATCAGCCACTATTCCACATGTGCTTGCCTCAGTGATAAAACAAAGTACCCGTCCTTTCTCAGAACAATACCCAGTGATTATTTCCAGAGCAGAGCCCTTGCCCAACTGGTCAAGCACTTTGGCTGGATGTGGGTTGGTGCCATAAGAACCGATGACGATTATGGCAACAGCGGCATGGCTGCTTTCACAGAAACTGCTCAACGGCTGGGCATATGTCTGGAATACTCTGTGCCGTTCTTTCGAATGGATCCCCCAGATAAGATACAAAAAATAACTGATCTGATTAAGGCGTCCACCTCAAAGGTGATTGTTGGCTTCCTCTCTGGGATGGACATGGATGTGTTATTGTACGAGTTTTCCAAACACAATTTGAGCGGTTATCAGTGGGTTGGGAGCGAGGGCTGGATCTTTGATTTTCAGACAGCAGCAAGAGACAAAACTCACATCCTGGACGGAGCCATAGGTCTTTCTATTCCCAAAGCTCATGTGAGCGGCCTCCAAGAGTTTATACTTGATGTTACGCCCCTCAATTCATCCAACAATGACTTGTTCATTGAGTTCTGGGAGACAATGTTTAGCTGTGAGTTCAAACGCTCAGAGTCGGCAGCACAAGTTCAGGAAGAATGTACAGGACGAGAAGACGTGGCAGGAGTGAAAAACAGCTTCACTGATATGTCCCTCATGCCTATTCTTAACAACGTCTACAAAGGAGTGTATGCTGTAGCCCACGCTCTACATATGATACTTGGGTGTAACAAAACATGCAACACTGATGTGCAGCCTCAGCCATTAGAG ATTTTAGAGcacgtaaaaaaaatacactttaaaacaaaagaaggagATGAAGTTTACTTTAATGAGAATGGAGATCCAGCAGCAAAATATGAGATTATAAACTGGCAACCAAAGGAAAACGGCATTGTGGACTTTGTCACGGTCGGCCTTTATGACGCATCATTGCCTGCAGGCAAGCAGCTCAATCTGCAAAGTGATCTAATCTGGGCCAGAAACTCTCGTCAG GTGCCTGTGTCGATTTGCAGTGAGCCATGTCAGCCGGGAACACGAAAGGTTCTTCAGAAAGGAAAACCTGTTTGCTGCCATGACTGTGTAACATGTGCTGAAGGCGAAATAAGCAACAACACAG GTTCCATCGCCTGTGTGAGATGTCATCCTGAGTTTTGGTCAAATGAGAGAAGGGATGCATGTgtgaaaaaacaggaagtgttccTGTCCTATGAAGAAATAATGGGAGCCCTGCTCACTGCCGCCTCTTTATTTGGAACGTGCTTGACGGCCATTGTAGCGTTCATTTTCTTCAGGCACAGAAAAACTCCTCTGGTGAGGGCAAACAACTCTGAGCTGAGCTTCCTGCTGCTCTTCTCTCTCATTCTGTGTTTCCTTTGCTCTCTGACCTTCATCGGCCAGCCTTCTGAGTGGACCTGCAAGCTGCGGCACACGGCTTTCGGCATCACGTTTGTCCTCTGCATCTC TTGTGTTCTTGGGAAAACAATAGTGGTCCTGATGGCCTTTAAAGCCAGACTTCCAGGTGGAAACATGATGAAATGGTTTGGGCCAATACAGCAGAGACTCAGCGTTCTTGGGCTCACTCTCATTCAAGTTATCATCTGTGTCCTCTGGTTAACCATTTCCCCTCCTTTTCCTTTCAAGAATTTTCAAGAACTTAGAGATAAAATCATCTTGGAGTGCGCTCTGGGCTCAGATTTGGGTTTCTGGGCCGGGCTCGGGTATATCGGTCTTCTGGCCATCTTGTGTTTCATTTCTGCGTTTTTGGCTCGGAAACTCCCCGATAACTTCAACGAAGCCAAATTCATCACATTCAGCATGCTGATATTCTGTGCAGTTTGGCTCACATTCATCCCAGCGTACGTCAGCTCTCCGGGGAAGTTCAGCGTTGCTGTGGAAATCTTTGCCATCCTTGCTTCCAGTTTTGGGCTGctcatttgtattttctttcctaaATGTTACGTCATCCTACTCAAAccggagaaaaacacaaagaaatataTGATGGGTAAAGgagcatcaaaataa
- the LOC112149946 gene encoding extracellular calcium-sensing receptor-like has translation MLFAIEEINNSTELLPGITLGYKVYDTCGSIARSVKVALNLASGSDTESVMSDTESVISKDACSKPAQVQAIMGETSSSPSSAIATVIGPFSIPLISHFSTCACLSDKTKYPSFLRTIPSDYFQSRALAQLVKHFGWTWVGAIRTNDDYGNNGMATFTETAQQLGICLEYSVPFFRTDPPDKIQKIIDLIKASTSKVIVAFLSHMDMDVLIKELSNHNISGYQWVGSESWIFDSQIAAVDQTHILDGAIGLSIPKAHVSGLQEFMLDVTPLNSSNNDLFKEFWGAMFSCEFKRLSSATEIQGECTGREDVAGVKNSFTDMSLMPIFNNIYKGVYAVSHALHMILRCNKTCNTDVQLQPLEILKYIKKIRFKTKEGDEVYFNEHGDPAAKYEIINWQPRKTGIVDFVKVGLYDASLPADKQLNLQDESLIWGKNSLQVPVSVCSDKCPPGTRKVLQKGKPVCCYDCIRCPEGEISNSTDSITCVKCPEESWPNEGRDACLEKDSVFLSYEEIMGALLTAASLFGTCLTAIVAFIFFRHRKTPLVRANNSELSFLLLFSLILCFLCSLTFIGRPSEWTCKLRHTAFAITFVLCISCVLGKTIVVLMAFKARLPGGNMMKWFGPIQQRLSVLGLTLIQVIICVLWLTISPPFPFKNFQELRDKIILECALGSDLGFWAGLGYIGLLAILCFISAFLARKLPDNFNEAKFITFSMLIFCAVWLTFIPAYVSSPGKFSVAVEIFAILASSFGLLICIFFPKCYVILLKPEKNTKKYMMGKGSSK, from the exons ATGCTTTTTGCCATTGAGGAGATCAACAACAGTACAGAGCTGCTGCCGGGCATCACTCTGGGATATAAGGTTTATGACACTTGTGGTTCTATAGCCAGAAGTGTTAAAGTTGCTCTAAACTTGGCCAGTGGGAGTGACACAGAGTCTGTGATGTCTGACACAGAGTCTGTGATTTCCAAAGATGCCTGCAGTAAACCGGCACAAGTGCAGGCCATAATGGGAGAAACCTCATCTTCTCCAAGCTCTGCGATTGCTACAGTCATCGGACCATTTTCGATCCCACTG ATCAGCCACTTTTCCACATGTGCTTGTCTCAGTGATAAAACAAAGTACCCGTCCTTTCTCAGAACAATACCCAGTGATTACTTCCAGAGCAGAGCCCTGGCCCAACTGGTCAAGCACTTTGGCTGGACATGGGTTGGAGCCATAAGAACCAATGATGATTATGGCAACAACGGCATGGCTACATTCACAGAAACTGCTCAACAGTTGGGCATATGTCTGGAATATTCTGTGCCTTTCTTTCGAACAGATCCCCCGGATAAGATACAGAAAATCATTGATCTGATTAAGGCGTCCACCTCAAAGGTGATTGTTGCTTTCCTCTCTCACATGGACATGGATGTGCTTATTAAGGAGTTATCAAACCACAATATATCAGGGTATCAGTGGGTTGGAAGCGAGTCCTGGATCTTTGATTCTCAGATTGCTGCGGTGGATCAGACTCACATCCTGGACGGAGCCATAGGTCTTTCTATTCCCAAAGCTCATGTCAGCGGCCTCCAAGAGTTTATGCTTGATGTTACGCCCCTCAATTCATCCAACAATGACTTGTTCAAAGAGTTCTGGGGGGCAATGTTTAGCTGTGAGTTCAAACGGTTAAGCTCAGCAACAGAAATTCAAGGAGAATGTACTGGACGAGAGGATGTGGCAGGAGTGAAAAACAGCTTCACGGACATGTCACTCATGCCCATTTTTAACAACATCTACAAAGGAGTGTATGCTGTATCCCACGCTCTACATATGATACTAAGGTGTAACAAAACATGCAACACTGATGTGCAGCTGCAGCCATTAGAG ATTCTAAAGTACATAAAAAAGATCAGATTCAAAACTAAAGAAGGAGATGAGGTCTATTTCAATGAACATGGAGATCCGGCTGCGAAATATGAGATTATAAATTGGCAGCCGAGAAAAACTGGTATTGTGGACTTTGTCAAAGTGGGCCTTTATGATGCGTCActacctgcagacaaacagttGAATCTACAAGACGAGTCTTTGATTTGGGGGAAGAACTCATTACAG GTTCCAGTGTCGGTTTGCAGTGACAAGTGCCCCCCAGGAACCCGTAAGGTCCTCCAAAAAGGAAAACCTGTTTGCTGCTATGATTGCATTCGATGTCCAGAAGGAGAAATAAGCAACAGCACAG ATTCTATCACGTGTGTAAAATGCCCTGAGGAATCCTGGCCAAACGAAGGAAGAGATGCCTGCTTAGAAAAGGACTCAGTGTTCTTGTCCTATGAAGAAATAATGGGAGCCCTGCTCACTGCCGCCTCTTTATTTGGAACGTGCTTGACGGCCATTGTAGCGTTCATTTTCTTCAGGCACAGAAAAACTCCTCTGGTGAGGGCAAACAACTCTGAGCTGAGCTTCCTGCTGCTCTTCTCTCTCATTCTGTGTTTCCTTTGCTCTCTGACCTTCATCGGCCGGCCTTCTGAGTGGACCTGCAAGCTGCGGCACACGGCTTTTGCCATCACGTTTGTCCTCTGCATCTCTTGTGTTCTTGGGAAAACAATAGTGGTCCTGATGGCTTTTAAAGCCAGACTTCCAGGTGGAAACATGATGAAATGGTTTGGGCCAATACAGCAGAGACTCAGCGTTCTGGGGCTCACTCTCATTCAAGTTATCATCTGTGTCCTCTGGTTAACCATTTCCCCTCCTTTTCCTTTTAAGAATTTTCAAGAACTTAGAGATAAAATCATCTTGGAGTGCGCTCTGGGCTCAGATTTGGGTTTCTGGGCCGGGCTCGGGTATATCGGTCTTCTGGCCATCTTGTGTTTCATTTCTGCGTTTTTGGCTCGGAAACTCCCCGATAACTTCAACGAAGCCAAATTCATCACATTCAGCATGCTGATATTCTGTGCAGTTTGGCTCACATTCATCCCAGCGTACGTCAGCTCTCCAGGGAAGTTCAGCGTTGCTGTGGAAATCTTTGCCATCCTTGCTTCCAGTTTTGGGCTGctcatttgtattttctttcctaaATGTTACGTCATCCTACTCAAACCGGAGAAAAACACGAAGAAATATATGATGGGTAAAggatcatcaaaataa